CCTCACTATCCTCAGTTCTCTTCTCCCCCAGGGACCGTTCGGGTGGATGTTGTAAACTGCCACAGGCGTGAATGCGAGTATGATTGGCTGCTCTTCTTTCACGAGACCTGCCcccactcccacacacacacacacacacacacacacacacacacacacacacacacacacacacacacactccaatgtTTAACTTCAGGCAAGACAGAAATTTGAGAGTGAGATGTAAAACttgtaaaaatgaaactttAGTTGAATGCTATGGAGAAGATGCCCAATCTATTTACTATTAAATTATCTGTCAATgggacagtaaaaaaaaaacccacatggTTTGACAATCCAGATGTAATCATTATTCAAGTAGAGGGGCGTTAGTGTTATTTTCATATATTGTACACACAGGGAACCAACCCCCAGAATGATATTCAACTATTTACCCACATAATCAgcattgttttgtattttattttcatggctTTTTTTTAACGTCAAATATTAAACATAATGTAGAATAATAACGTGCTATAAAAAGTGAACAATCAAAGAAGAGAACCTGAGCCCAAAACTAAATTATTACCTTTAATTTTCGGGGGACTGTCCGGTCATGTGTCATCCTACATCAACACAACTGGATGAACAAACCTTTCATCCTCAAGATCACCtgttatttatatgtgtgtttctttatgcAGGGCTTATGTGATGCAGCATCAGcacatttctttcaaaaataCTGTTTGCCCCTGATTTTGTCTTATGTAACCTACAGAAAGCTCGTTCTGTAACAAATTGCTGCAGATCTGAAGTCTCTGAACAATACACCCCGGCCTCCAGCTTTGTTTCGCTCAGGCTTGGTGTCTTTCTGTCCTGCACGCCTCAACCTGCCTCCTCGGGACCTTTCAGCAGTTTCCACATATTGCTTGCACGTGAATCGGTGCTCAGGACGGGTTCTTTTCACTCTATTCAAACCACTGATGACAGGTAGACCTGCTGTCAGCACTAACGCAGTGTGTTTCTGGTGATCCTGTTGCAAGAGGCATCCATTCAGGGTCCACATTTCACACCAGCCTGATTTTAAGCAGGAGTTTTATTGTGAGCATTGGACATGTTGACTGTTTGGTAGAAATGAAACTAAAGCTCTGACACACTGTTCTACCAGAACATCTATGGTTCTGATCAAAATAATGTTTACACTGAGGTTTATCGGCAGGAAAAAGATGGCGAGCACACCCACCAACACTATCATTACATTCACCCCCAGGCTGGGGAAGCCCCGCCGTCGACACCCACGCTGGCTCCTGTGTCGTGATTCCACGGGGTCCTCGGTGCTAAACCTCACGAGTGCAACTGTCTTTGTCCCGTCCTGCTGGCGTCCTGCAGACAAACACTCGGGGAAGACAATGCCTAAGTCTCCATGGTGAAGCGTAGACACCTGTGTGCTGTTCCAGGAAGCCGCTGTGTGAACGGTGCAGCTGCTGTCTGTTGTCTCTGGGTCAACACAGTGCACTGCCACTGACACCGACATGTCAGTGTTCACAGGTGGCGCTGGAACGAGGCCCTGCCACCGACTGTCATCGTCCTCATTCATTTTAAGTCCGCATTTTTCTCTGTGCGTTCGTTCCGTATGTACGGGATTCCACTCCAGACCTGAACTTATGGTCAggatgagggagaggagggagaggaaggccATGATCCAGCAGGGAGTCAAGGTGCTGGACACGGGGCTCGAATGGTTGGGCAAACATCTGATGAGGGAGTTGCTTCTGTGCAAACAATCAGCGGTCCACACTTCCTGCTGCCTCCAGGTGACACTGAGGGCGACAACAACCCACACTGACAGGCAGCAGAGGTAGCTGACACCAACAGACAGCCTCCTGTCTGCGTCTCCGTTGTtgctgtcatcctcctcctcctcctcatctcctgcTGTCACCTCCCCAACAGAACGTCCATCACCGTCTGACACCATGTGACTCGTCCTGTGAGCAGCAGCCCAGCGAGGCCACAGCAGTCGGGTCAGAGCCTCCACAGCTATCAGAGGAGTcgtcagcagcagcaccaggccATATATGTGGCTGAGAAGCAGCAGGAATCGCAAagcgatgacatcactgatggtGGTCAGGTCAGTTAGCCAGTGTTCAAAGATGCAAAGGAAACTCAGGAACGCTGGGGGGAGGAGACGGACAGGGGGTTCTGAGTCACACAATCCATGTCAGATCACAGCAGCAATTCCCGAGAAAACTGGCAATATTGATTTGtttctgatttcttttccaaCAAAACTGTTCTCGTCAGAATTTTTTCTATCAAATGTTACTCAATtgcttttgaattattatttttatcttcagTTTTTTCAGATAACTGTAGCTGATTAGACAATGTATTGTTTATTTGATGAAATTACATAATTAGAACACATTTGTAGACACAAATAGACATTTAAGTCCAGTTAGACTATCAGTGGTCATTTATCAGCAACGTTGACTTCGCAATAAATGTCtgcattttggggttttttatatatgtgcatattttcacatttgaatCTTAAAATAAACCACTTCCTCTAGATGAGATCCAAGAATGTAACTTGATACTACCcagattataaaacatttaatcgTGTACTTTAACACTAAAGTAAGTACAAAAAGACAGCAGTTGACAGGACTGGACGAGACTTTCGGTTCAGGCATGAATTCTAATGAGTTGCCCAACCTTTAGTCACTCCGTCAACAGAAGAAAGTCATTAAACCAGCAGTCGTTGCTTTATGTTTTCTATATAAAGAAACtatagttttttttgtattatttacttgaaaaaaagatataatatacccaaaaaagttttttttttggtaatgttTGCTTGGTAAATTAAGTAAACAAAGgattatgtaaataaaatctacacgagtatttattttttggtgacATTAACGTCTTTGGAGGCAAAAACTTTACATTATTTGTCCAGTACTTATTTTTATATCTTAGTAAAAGCTATTTATGAGGGGTGCCTTTACATTACATCACACATAATGAATTCTGCCCTAATGTGCTCAAAGTATTCCCCTTCTTATAAAGGTGAGAGTAATAAAAGCATCCAAAAAGAAGGCATGCGGAACCCTACAGTTAAAGTAGTTTGGGTTACTCAAGGAAACAAAAACTTGGGACAATTAATCTGATCATATCCTGGTGCTCACTTGTGATGAGGAAGTCAGTGAAGAtgaggaggcagcagcagcagaagctgaTGGCGCTGTGGGAGGCAGCCAGTGAGGGCAGGAAGAGCAGACTGATGAccagcttacacacacacagtcccaccGATACTTCCAGCACGCCGTCCATAGCTGcagtaaagacacacacatgaacacatatcAACACATCACAAACCAACTGTTCCTCCTGCGTGAGGGTGGAGGTGCTCAGGAATGCCACTCTGCTGACACTAAACCCCCAACAAATGCAACATTTTTCTGTCAACGTTTACGCGTCAACATTCGTGTTTCTGCATGAAGCTTTTGTTGTCAGTGAAAGTTTCTTCTCTAGAGTTGCagatcaatattttttattatttactttgcTTGTGAACCCTGGACCAGTCGGCTGTTTACAGGTGATCAAAAATGTGAAACTCAACAGtcgtcctctgctctgaacacgccttatatttaaatttattttctttaattgttGTACAGTAGCAACAAGGAAACAAATGTCTTGATGCATTTTGCAATCCAGTCCTCCTTTGTCAATATTTCCCTCCCTTGATAGTATAGAATCAAACCAAGTGACACATTACCTGTATCACATTAACAATATGAAAACGGGAAAAAATtacagataagaaaaaaaaccaggTGGGAAACTGTTGTTAGCGTCATAAACTCTTACCTGGACTCAGGAGCCTTCAGAGCAGCATGTCAGTATGAGCTTCAAATGTTTCCTCCGTTGTGTTCACCTCCCCCTTTGCTCCACCCTCTGGGGGATAATGACCTTCTCGCTCCTCCCCCCCAGTGTTCGCTGCACCTGGCCTGGGAGGAGGTGAGAGAACATGTGCGTCTGGGAGGGTGTGGCCTTGTTTGTACAGACAAGAAAACCTGTCCTGCAACTAACCGAGAAAAATTAAGCTGCTGTCAGAAGTAAAATTTACCAGAGTGATGTctgattttaacacaaactggGTTATACCCCCCATAGTCTGGGTGGTTGTCAATGATTTCCCATCATTCCATCATTTAACATAAAAATGATCCATTTCTCTTAT
This sequence is a window from Antennarius striatus isolate MH-2024 chromosome 5, ASM4005453v1, whole genome shotgun sequence. Protein-coding genes within it:
- the LOC137594912 gene encoding uncharacterized protein produces the protein MDGVLEVSVGLCVCKLVISLLFLPSLAASHSAISFCCCCLLIFTDFLITTFLSFLCIFEHWLTDLTTISDVIALRFLLLLSHIYGLVLLLTTPLIAVEALTRLLWPRWAAAHRTSHMVSDGDGRSVGEVTAGDEEEEEDDSNNGDADRRLSVGVSYLCCLSVWVVVALSVTWRQQEVWTADCLHRSNSLIRCLPNHSSPVSSTLTPCWIMAFLSLLSLILTISSGLEWNPVHTERTHREKCGLKMNEDDDSRWQGLVPAPPVNTDMSVSVAVHCVDPETTDSSCTVHTAASWNSTQVSTLHHGDLGIVFPECLSAGRQQDGTKTVALVRFSTEDPVESRHRSQRGCRRRGFPSLGVNVMIVLVGVLAIFFLPINLSVNIILIRTIDVLVEQCVRALVSFLPNSQHVQCSQ